Proteins co-encoded in one Gossypium arboreum isolate Shixiya-1 chromosome 11, ASM2569848v2, whole genome shotgun sequence genomic window:
- the LOC108470393 gene encoding uncharacterized protein LOC108470393, whose product MADIVKQILAKPIQLADQVAKAADEASSFKQECAELKSRTEKLVGLLRQAARASSDLYERPTCRIIDDTEQVLDKALSLVLKCRANGLMKRVFTIIPAAAFRKMSSQLENSIGDVSWLLRVSASCDDRDDEYLGLPPIAANEPILCLIWEQIAILYTGSLENRSDAAASLVSLARDNDRYGKLIIEEGGVGPLLKLLKEGKMEGQENAAKAIGLLGRDPESVEHMIHAGVCTVFAKILKEGPMKVQAVTAWAVSELAANYPKCQDLFAQHNIIRLLVSHLAFETIQEHSKYAIASHKATSIHAVVMASSNNSTVKVAVDEDHQSQISHPMGNQTPNQMHNVVTSTMAMNGGVKLPQKLGNNHVRSNSQGNVKQLHHIYYQPQQNGSMSGVNMKGRELEDPATKAYMKAMAARALWHLAKGNSSICRSITESRALLCFAVLLEKGSDDVQFNSAMALMEITAVAERDTDLRRSAFKPNSHACKLVVDQLLKIIEKADSELLIPCIKAIGNLARTFRATETRMIAPLVKLLDEREAEVSKEAAIALTKFACTDNYLHLDHSKAIITAGGAKHLIQLVYFGEQIVQLRALVLLCYIALHVPDSEELAQAEVLTVLEWASKQSYMTQDETIDTLLQEAKSRLELYQSRGSRGFH is encoded by the coding sequence ATGGCGGATATAGTGAAACAAATCTTGGCGAAGCCAATTCAATTAGCAGACCAAGTGGCGAAAGCGGCGGATGAAGCGAGTTCGTTTAAGCAAGAGTGTGCGGAGCTTAAGTCCAGGACGGAGAAACTCGTTGGCTTACTCCGACAGGCGGCGCGTGCGAGTTCCGATCTTTACGAGCGTCCCACGTGCCGCATAATTGATGACACCGAACAAGTCCTCGATAAAGCCTTGTCTTTGGTCCTGAAATGCCGTGCCAATGGCCTTATGAAGCGCGTCTTTACAATCATCCCTGCTGCCGCGTTTCGCAAAATGTCTTCTCAGCTCGAGAACTCAATAGGCGATGTTTCTTGGCTTCTCCGCGTATCGGCTTCGTGTGACGATCGCGACGATGAGTATTTAGGCCTTCCTCCGATCGCTGCAAACGAGCCCATTCTATGCCTAATATGGGAACAAATCGCGATTCTTTACACAGGCTCACTCGAAAACAGGTCCGACGCCGCCGCTTCGCTCGTTTCGCTAGCCAGAGACAATGACCGTTACGGGAAACTGATTATAGAAGAAGGAGGGGTTGGACCGTTATTGAAATTACTCAAAGAAGGGAAAATGGAGGGTCAAGAAAACGCAGCCAAAGCAATTGGACTTCTGGGTCGGGACCCGGAAAGCGTGGAGCACATGATCCACGCTGGCGTTTGCACGGTGTTTGCGAAAATCCTCAAAGAAGGTCCTATGAAAGTTCAAGCCGTGACGGCGTGGGCGGTGTCTGAGTTGGCGGCTAATTACCCAAAATGTCAAGATTTATTCGCCCAGCACAATATAATCCGATTACTCGTCAGCCATTTAGCGTTCGAAACGATTCAAGAACATAGCAAGTATGCGATTGCTAGTCACAAGGCTACGTCGATCCACGCGGTGGTTATGGCCAGTAGTAATAATTCGACTGTGAAAGTCGCCGTTGACGAAGACCATCAGAGTCAGATTTCGCATCCCATGGGGAACCAAACCCCGAACCAGATGCATAATGTGGTTACCAGTACTATGGCAATGAATGGAGGGGTGAAATTGCCACAAAAGCTGGGTAATAATCATGTTAGGAGTAACAGTCAGGGTAATGTCAAGCAGCTTCATCATATTTATTATCAACCTCAGCAAAATGGTTCGATGTCAGGGGTGAATATGAAGGGAAGGGAATTGGAAGATCCTGCTACCAAGGCTTATATGAAGGCAATGGCAGCTAGAGCTTTATGGCATCTTGCCAAGGGGAATTCATCTATATGTCGGAGTATCACCGAGTCTAGAGCATTGCTATGTTTTGCAGTTTTGTTAGAAAAAGGAAGTGACGATGTGCAGTTTAATTCGGCTATGGCATTAATGGAGATTACAGCTGTGGCAGAGCGGGACACCGATTTGAGAAGGTCTGCATTTAAGCCGAATTCTCATGCTTGTAAGCTTGTCGTCGATCAGTTGTTGAAGATCATCGAGAAGGCCGATTCGGAGTTGCTGATTCCTTGTATCAAGGCTATTGGTAATTTGGCAAGGACGTTTAGAGCAACTGAAACAAGGATGATTGCCCCATTGGTTAAACTTCTTGACGAGAGGGAAGCTGAAGTTTCCAAGGAGGCTGCCATTGCACTCACCAAGTTTGCTTGCACTGACAACTACCTCCACCTTGATCACTCCAAGGCAATCATTACTGCTGGAGGTGCGAAGCATTTGATTCAACTAGTGTATTTCGGAGAACAAATCGTTCAACTCCGGGCATTGGTTCTCCTATGCTACATTGCCCTCCATGTACCAGATAGCGAAGAACTCGCCCAAGCTGAGGTGCTTACGGTGCTCGAATGGGCATCCAAACAATCCTACATGACCCAGGATGAAACAATAGACACTCTTTTACAAGAGGCCAAAAGTAGACTGGAGCTGTATCAGTCAAGAGGTTCAAGGGGATTTCATTGA